A segment of the Corylus avellana chromosome ca2, CavTom2PMs-1.0 genome:
AAAGCCACATTCATTTCAAACAACTCTccgttttctcttttctctaaaTCTCTTTCCTCAAGTGTGGCTTCAATGGATTCTTGGAGTAGACAGAAGAAGCCAGCACAGTTTCTGTACATCTCAAACACCATCCCAACTTGGCCACCATGCTCAAATGCATTAACCGCGCTACCTAAAGCCCCCGCAGCCACCGCAACTACTGCAGCCCATGAGCCGTTGCCAACAAAAGCAGATCCGACGGCTGCAATGCCAGTGAGCAGTGGACCTGCGATGGCTAAAATTTTGTTGATCTTCAACACCAAGTTGCCTAGCCTTACGTAGTCCTCAATGTCCTTTCTCTTCACCACCTCGATGATCTCCCGCATTTCTACTTCCATTTCCTCACTCCACCCATTATTCTTCTGACCTCGTTGCTTTCCTTCACAggacttgtttttcttctgGAGTTGCTGATTTGAAGGCCACCAAACGGATGGCTCAAACTTTGCAGGGAATTTGTCAAGCATGGCTCCAAGCAAGGGAAGTGGGTATGCTTTGTCGACGGCCAAAACCTTTTTCATCACTTCCTTCACATCTTCTTCAGTTGGATTCCCGATAGCCAGCATGGTTTGGATTTGGGTCTGGATCTGCTTGAACAATCTCGTAGCATTGCGTTGCTCCTCTGCAAGTTGTGAAGGCTGAATTTTGTTCATCACAAGCAACATCCCAGTGGCTGCAGAATACAAGAGAGTGGACGACAGTTTCAAAGCCAAAAGGGGCATTCCGGCGCCACCAATCGCTGCAGCACCGGCCATGGTGGCAGCAGTGAGGGTTATCATGTTGACGGAGTTGAGAAGAAGGGTATTCCAGTTTTCACGCTGTTTTCCAATGTTTGCGTGCATCTCCACCCTGTCAGCTACGGCCTCTAAGATAGCATATAGTTGGGTAGTCGCCGCTATGGCGTCGGAGTTGGGTGATTTATAATGGGTTGGTGCGGTACTGGTCTTTTCTACCGGAACTATTCTCTTGAATCCTTCTCTTAGATTCAATTCCTCAACCGGCTTTGTCGTTGGTATTTTTGGAATTGAGAAATAAGGGATGACTTTAGGAAGTTTAGGGACATGAATAACAGCATTGATTTTCCTGgaacaagaagatgatgaagataatCGGAGAGTTGAAAAAGCCATTTGATTGATGTTTTCTCTGAGCTTTTCTTTGTAGGGGGAAGTGGGAATGTTGAGAATGAAGGTAGAGAGGTTGGTTGGGTCTTATTTATAGCGCCTGAAATGAAGCGGTCAGATGCGGAAAAACATTGACTGGGGCGAACTGGGTTGACCCGGCCTATTGGCTGACCTATTCTCTATTCATAATTTCAAGTTCAAAAGTCCTCCCTCGTATGTCGTATCGGGTCTCCTATGCGAATGCGACGTAGTAAAACTTGGAAGCTAATACAACTAATATTTTCCGTTGCTACAAAACTTTGGCTACATATATAGTATAAAACATTCTCACTtggcttttaaaactaccaaaattatttattatagatttttaatttattaatgctTTTAAAAGCCGTGAATGTGAGAATGTGTGTAACGATCCAAGGAAAAATGTTAGTCAAATATGTGCTATCACCCTAAAAGGATTaaagtaactaggcaatgtaaAACTTagtactcatgactatctttataaatcacccactctatgtgggtcTCTTCTCATTTTCCCAAAATGGGACCAGGGTGTTACAATGTGAGTGTTGGAGTTTGAGTGGGGGGTGTGTGTAATATTACTCATATTTGTTAGTGTATTTCGAttggtattttttgtttaataaatgataaaattgttttgatatGACATCGAAATAAGAAGTGTTTTttattagggaaaacttcactgaagacccccGAACTTTCACCTGTTTTGAAATACCtctcctaaacttcaaaatctctcaatttagttccctgaactttcaattgctctcaatttggacccctccgtcaattttagcagttaaaaatacaaaaaaaaaaaagatcaaaatgtcattgatttttgttttttgtttttaaataaaaagacgttttgaatgtttaaattttatacaaaagtcaggggtataaacgtcatgtaatctttaaaatctgacggatggatccaaattgagagcaattgaaagttcgagagactaaattgagagattttgaagtttatggggaGTTTAtcaaatcgggtggaagttcaggagTTTTCAATGAATTTTCCCCTCTCTATTAAGatttacatttgaaaaaaaaaaaaaaaacacacgttttgtttttttgttttttttgttataccTACTTAGTTTGataaaatacaaacatatgtatagctcaatatttatttataaaagaaaaaagaaaaagaatggtAATAAGAGTGGGTGTGTGTGACCACCCTAAATGAATGAGAGAGATGACTGGACAACCATGCATCTTAGGCTTATTTATATTAGCAGTATGGCCACCTCtaactaggggtgggcacgggtcgggtcTGGGCGGGGCGGGTATCAGGATTTTTCTCACCCTCCCCGCACAGTGCGGGTTCTGAAAATCCCAACCCGCCACCCGAGCACAAAGAAGAATATCCGCGCGGGTTCGGGTGTTGCGGGGCGGGGTAGATCGGGGTGGGTTTTGCAGGTTGGGTGGGTTAGGTTCTCTCTTCCTCAGATCCATCCTCTCCTTTCTTTCCTCTGCAGGTTTCTTCTCCTTCTAAACAAACACGAGTTACACAACCCCTACATCAGAACCCTTGAATCAAACCTAAaccaaataacttgaaattaaatctcgacaagggagaaaaaaaacttgaaatctGGACCAAGAGCTTGAGAtctcttgagagagagaaaaaaacctgGATCGTGGTCTAGAGGTGGGAGCGGCGCAGTAGCCCGTGGCTTGAGGATGTCGAGCGGCGGCGTAGACGAAGAGAGAAGCAGACGAGAGTTGGAGAGAGAGTCGCtgatgagaaagagagaatagactggagagagagcaagagagaccATAGAGAGTAGGAGATGGAGAGAGCAGGcgtgagagaagagagagaggagaaacgGCGcaggaaaaaaatgttttagggttagggtttttttcttttatacttatgTGGGCCTGGGCGAGGTGGGGCGGGTACCCgcaaggaaaaaaatttcaaaacccacaacccgccccgccccgcgcGGGTTGGGTAAAATCCACCCGTACCCgcaaaaaaacacttaaaatccGCACGGGACGGGGCGGGTTTGCGTGTTGGGTGGGTTTTTTTCCACCCCTACCTCTAACCAAAATATAGAGAGTTGGCCACATAGCCACCTCTCCTCCACTAAGGATGGCGCATGACCCCtttcccattttatttttaaaatttttgaaatagaaaGTTAGTTGATGTTTATGTAAAAGTTAAATAagtattttgtcaaaatacttttataagaatgcatgaaattttttataagaaaaggtatgtgttttgaattatttattaatggaTTTGAGAAGAATACggctatcttttatttttattttggatcaAGCAATACGGCTATCTTTAACAGGTCAACATCTATAGGAGGTCAATATCTACAAGTggatatttcaaaatatatatatcttccgtTACTACAAAACtcggtctttttcttttcttttatttttctaatttcgtctctttcttttattgctTATCTTCAAGTCAAAAGCAAATGTACGGCTTGGCAATTTGTCCTCCaaatgttttctgttttaattacttgataaaaaaataatttgttttcaaaatccttaataaataactcaaaactcacaatactattttaaaaaaacaaaaatcacacgttcttatatgaatattttgacacaACAAGTACTTACTTTTGTATGCGTAAATGCTaacttattaaaattaaaaaaagtagttGTATGGCCACTCTTAGCGACGGAGAAGCCGCACGTAGAGTCACCGCAATAGACCAATGGTAGTTGTGCAGCTACCTCGATATGAGTGGCTGTACAATCACTACAATAAGCTAAGGATGGCTGCGTAGCTATGTCTatctactatcatgagcaaagGTGGTCCAGTGACCACCTTTATGTGGTTGATATATATGCCACACAGCAATCACAATAAGTTAAAGGTGACCACACCACcactctttttaattttttaattttttatatgtctTATAAATAAGAAGTCAAGTactttgcatttatttttcatttcttctcaaaacaagtgGATGTACcctccataaatattttctcaaatgGGGATCCTCCATAAAACTTTGCATTCATTAAGAAATACTTATCACTCATACATcacattaaaacactttttcaaactgagacaaaaaattaattattggaaAACACCAACAAGCATATCTTACTACTTGCTACACATTTTTCTTACGACATAATCCACTTAGCAAAATTATAGCATTTACTGTAACGGCCCAAGGAAAGCAATATCTACTTCTGCCCTATCACTCCAAAATAACTAGTCAAGTTGTAATTGGAGCTttataaaatcacttataaagccgaATCTCACTTAGTAGGTaaccaatgtgagacttagtaTCCATTAACTCtaaatgatttaattatcttCCCAATGTAGAACTGAAGTATTACACTCTCCTCCTTAAAACCCTGACATGCATTATCTTCAAAGCCCCTTCATACAGTGTTCTAGTACCACATGACGTTACTAGGTTGATCTGATACTATTTGTAACGATCGATGTAAAGTGCTAGCTACATCTACggtattattaaaaaatgactagtcaagtTACAATTAGAGCTTTCTAATATCACTTATAAAAGATCATCTCCAACCTAAGGAACCAATGTAAGACATAGCACACATAAACACATTTATAATTGAGAAATGCTtgacttcattaaaaagttaatcttttggccattttaatcctTGGTAGCATGGTTCATTTTTcataaatctattaatttattgtttaaaatctattaattttaaaatgggtCATGCCACCTAGAATTAAAATGGTCAAAAGATTGACTTTTTAATAAAgccaagcatttttctttataattcacACACCCTATATTGTAGGGTAATAATCTTTCCAACGAGGGATTGTGGTGTTACATTTCTGTGTGGCTTCcaactaaaataacaattatagaTTTTCATGCTATCTAGATATATGTTGTGGATGCCCCTTCTAATATTTCTTGTCTTGTTATTGGTAATTTTGAATTTGGACTCAGTGCGATACTACAATACATTTTTTGTggaccattcattttaaattaatggTCCAGATTATGACAATAATACcgtaccccaaaaaaaaaaaaaaaaatggctaggGTGGCTGAATGACTAGTTGGTGCATCATAATTAGAAACCCTCCAAAACCATCATGAAGATCTTCGAAAATCAATCACCTTTAATTTGTGGCAAAAGGAAATTTCTAGATCAGTgcatctcattaatcaaaacatGCCACCTTTTCAAATTAATAGATGCAATAACCCATTTATGGGTATTAAATTACATGTAACAATTTAAAAGATGCAACGctatcaacaaaaaaattaattgagaaaATCAAAATATCCGCAAATGTACCACTTTGGTAGCTGCAGCCACCCCGGcctttgattttaaattttctctaaattggtaCGTAATAGCCTAATATATAGGGATAGTTTTCATACCCATCAATTATTTCCAAtcacaaaacaataaaattaagcaTGCAATAATCAATCGCCTGCACTAATAGCTGAGATAAAATTTGAGAAGTAGTATTTTTGTATGTTATAGGTTTATTTGTATAAACAATTGGTTTGTACAAATAATCAATGAATCAAAGAATTGTTGTACACCAAATCTTAAACTAAAAGAGCTTGCTAGCGAATTCATCTATGGTGGTTCCATCCATTCGTGAAGAAGCTGACTTTCTGGCTAGTTCTTTGAGCTGTGACAAGCTTCTCCCCAGTTTTAAAGCCACATTCATTTCAAACAactctccattttctcttttctctaaaTCTCTTTCTTCAAGTGTGGATTCAATTGATTCTTGGAGTAGCTGGAAGAAGCCAGCGGAGTTTCTGTACATCTCAAACACCATCCCAACTTGGCCACCATGCTCGAATGCATTAACCGCGCTACCTAAAGCCCCCGCAGCCACCGCTACTACTGCAGCCCATGAGCCGTTACCAACAAAAGCAGATCCGACGGCTGCAATGCCAGTGAGCAGTGGACCTGCGATGGCTAAAACCTTGTTGATCTTCAACACCAGGTTGCCTAGCCTTTCGTAGTCCTCAATGTCCTTTCTCTTCACCACCTCGACGATCTCTCGCATTTCTACTTCCATTTCCTCACTCCACCCATTATTCTTCTGACCTCGTTGCTTTCCTTCAGATGACTTGTTTTTCTTCTGGATTTGTTGATTTGAAGGCCACCAAACAGATGGCTTAAACGTTGCAGGGAATTTGTCAAGCATGGCTCCTAGCAAGGGAAGTGGGTATGCTTTGTCGGCGGCCAAAACCTTTTCCATAACGCTCTTCACATCTTCTTTAGATGGACTCCCGAGAGCCATCGTGGTTTGGATTTGGGTCTGGATCTGCTTGAACAATCTCGTAGCATTGCGTTGCTCCTCTGCAAGCTGTGAAGGCTGAATTTTGTTCATCACAAGCAACATCCCAGTGGCTGCAGAATACAAGAGAGTGGACGACAGTTTCAAAGCCAAAAGGGGCATTCCGGCGCCACCAATCGCTGCAGCACCGGCCATGGTGGCAGCAGTGAGGGTTATCATGTTGACGGAGTTGAGAAGAAGGGTATTCCAGTTTTCACGCTGTTTTCCAATGTTGGCGTGCATCTCCACCCTGTCAGCCACGGCCTCTAAGATGGCATATAGTTGGGTAGTCGCCGCAGTGGCGTCGGAGTTGGGTGATTTATCATGGATTGGTGCAGTACTGATCTTTTCTACCGGAACTATTCTCTTGAACCCATCTCTTAGATGCAATTCCTCAACCGGCTTTGTCGTTGGTATTTTTGGAATTGAGAAATAAGGGATGACTTTAGGAAGTTTAGGGACATGAATAACAGAATTGATTTGCCTGgaacaagaagatgaagataatCGCAGAGTTGAAGAAGCCATTTGATTGATGTTTTCTCTGAGCTTTTCTTGTGTTATGTGTTGTAGGGAAAGTGGAGAGGTGTTTGAGAATGGTGGCTTGTGGAGTCTGTATTTATAATATGGAAGGATAAGTACTGAAACGAATGGTCAGAATCCGATACAGAAAATATTGACCAGCTGATCACCGGGTTGACTCAGCCCCTTGGCTGACCTTTTCACTTTTCATAATTTTcaagttcaaaattttctccCTGGTATTAATGGGTCTCTCATGGGAAGCAGCAAAACTCGTCATTAGAACTGGTAAGCTATGATAATAAAACCACAATTTTCCATCACTATAAAccttatttatacttttaaaaattatatttttattttataattgttattttttgatattatttacttGATAGTTAATTAGTCTTCATCAACCCCagagaaaaattattgtgtGGGATAccgaattttttttctttctaaattactaattatatgctaattactaattaaatgtAATTAGTTCTGTAATATTAGTATATTACTCATAGTTGTTAGTGTATTTGGAttggtattttttgtttataaaatggTAAAAGTATTTTGATATGACATAGAAGTAAGAAGTGTTTTCTGGTAGGatttaaatttgaacaaaaaaaaaacgttttttcttttatacataCTTAGCttgagaaaatacaaacatatgtATAGCTcaatgtttattaaaaaaaaaaaaaaaaaaaaaagtggttgaaaagaataataataagagtGGGTGCGTGTGACCACCCTAAATGAATGAGAGAGATGATTGGACAACCACCTTAGGCTTATTTATAGTAACCGTACGGTCACTTCTAACCAAAATAGAGAGTTGGCCATGTTACCTTGCGTATCACTCCTCCACTAATGGTGGTACATGGCCccttaacaattttttgttttttttgttttttttttttttttaaatagtaagtTAGTTGATGTTTCTGTAAAAGTTTAAATATGTGTTTTGTCAAAATACTTTAATAAGAATGcgtgaaattttttataaaaaaatgtatgtgttttgaattatttattaatggattaatatttgagaagaataaaaaattcaaatttaaaacagaaaacaaaaggagaataggatagcaaatatatataggcttggtctttttcttttacttttatttttattttggatcaAGCAATACGGCTATCTTTAACAGGTCAACATCTAAAAGAggtcaaaaattcaaaatctacAAAGTGGATTCttcaactaaaaaagaaaaaattctacAAGTGGTGATTGAAATTACTAAATTAGCAAATATGTATGCCTTTTTTGGTACGACATTTCAACTATTCAAAATTATTTGCATTTACTAATTGATacccatcatatatatatatatatatgatgggcAGTGCCACCTGAAATGGATTTCATCTTAAGTTTTTATACTTATGAATCGCGATTCTTTGGATTCCGATTACGTGCAATAAAGCGGGTAACAAGTTGCTTGAAAGTTTGATCGAATAAGTAAAAAGGAGAGCAATAAAGGCACAGAGGGGTCAAGATCTATAGTCTCGACAGACTCTCACGAAAGGTTACCCTGTTGCACGACATCATTATATAAGCTAATCTACGTTACAGTAAAAATCAGAATTAAGTGTTAAGGATTACAAAGTTGAATTGACATATTCTCTTATGAAATAGTTTCTTTTGTTGTCTGCCCATAATCACACGTTGCctgctttcttttttctgcATGCTTTGAATCTCGAAATGGTTTTCTCATATGGCTGTCCTAGGATGCTGCTAGATACTTTCTTAACACAATCTTATTCCCTTTACTACCATATATTGCCATTTCTTCATAACTATCATCATGATTCACAGCCTAGATGGCATCATGATTCAGGGCAACGATGGTTGACACCTAATGCCCattgatttaaattttattaatttacttcCTAAGGTTTtgataaaatgttttaatttttataaagtagATTCCGTTTACCTTTCAGTTAAATTTCAAACAATATTGCCACATCATATCTAATAAGAAGGTGACACAAGTAGcctttaatgaaaatatatatatatataacaaaaaacaaaagaaaaaagaaaagaaaaaaaaaacaactaccCCCTTGTTAAAAATCCACATTAATAAGGTGGAATAGCAATGAAATAAGATTGTGGTTTATAGCGTTTATTGGCATTAAATATGAATACACTGACCTGAAGTGTTGCTTACAacaacactattttaaatgggttgtaggatattttctcatattagtttggaagaaatttatgtcccaAGTCCTTAAAAATTGATGTAATAGTACATATAATATTTGCTATGTAATTAGAGACTAAAATGTTGACCATTATATAATAAATCTAACATAAAATGTTGGCGCTTAGATGAGCTCATATTAATTAAGGTAACTCgagcattttaattttttcattgaaCTGTCCCACCTATAGTATTGTTCGTAAGGGAAAAATAGTGTACCAAtcgaaaacttcacttaagatTTACAAGCTTTTGAAATACGATCTGAATTCATATTGAGATTGTTAGATTAATTCTTGATTTATTCATGTCTTTGGAACAatatgacaaaaaggaaaaagtctATGGCACGAGGCTCTGAAGTCTGAAGAGGTACGTAATTGGGACGATCAGTTTTGTAAGTTATATATGTTAAATCTCAAATATccacttattttaaatagctttttctaattaaataataaaaataaataattaaatgaaacatAATATTCTAATCATATAAATAGAATATGCGACAGTAACCACAATCGAGTGACAAACTAAGTTTTCAAATGAGTTGACTTCCAATTCCAACCACTCAATGTAAACATAAGTTGTTTAATCCGGACCGCATGTCTTGAATTCCGAGTTTCACCCAATTGAAATACAACTTCCCTGTTCTGGCTGTACGTCGTAAAGCTAATGCAACGGCCACCAGCAACTTGACCGTTCAACAAATTGCACTAGNNNNNNNNNNNNNNNNNNNNNNNNNNNNNNNNNNNNNNNNNNNNNNNNNNNNNNNNNNNNNNNNNNNNNNNNNNNNNNNNNNNNNNNNNNNNNNNNNNNNTCTGAGCTTTTCTTGTGTTATGTGTTGTAGGGAAAGTGGAGAGGTGTTTGAGAATGGTGGCTTGTGGAGTCTGTATTTATAATATGGAAGGATAAGTACTGAAACGAATGGTCAGAATCCGATACAGAAAATATTGACCAGCTGATCACCGGGTTGACTCAGCCCCTTGGCTGACCTTTTCACTTTTCATAATTTTcaagttcaaaattttctccCTGGTATTAATGGGTCTCTCATGGGAAGCAGCAAAACTCGTCATTAGAACTGGTAAGCTATGATAATAAAACCACAATTTTCCATCACTATAAAccttatttatacttttaaaaattatatttttattttataattgttattttttgatattatttacttGATAGTTAATTAGTCTTCATCAACCCCagagaaaaattattgtgtGGGATAccgaattttttttctttctaaattactaattatatgctaattactaattaaatgtAATTAGTTCTGTAATATTAGTATATTACTCATAGTTGTTAGTGTATTTGGAttggtattttttgtttataaaatggTAAAAGTATTTTGATATGACATAGAAGTAAGAAGTGTTTTCTGGTAGGatttaaatttgaacaaaaaaaaaacgttttttcttttatacataCTTAGCttgagaaaatacaaacatatgtATAGCTcaatgtttattaaaaaaaaaaaaaaaaaaaaaagtggttgaaaagaataataataagagtGGGTGCGTGTGACCACCCTAAATGAATGAGAGAGATGATTGGACAACCACCTTAGGCTTATTTATAGTAACCGTACGGTCACTTCTAACCAAAATAGAGAGTTGGCCATGTTACCTTGCGTATCACTCCTCCACTAATGGTGGTACATGGCCccttaacaattttttgttttttttgttttttttttttttttaaatagtaagtTAGTTGATGTTTCTGTAAAAGTTTAAATATGTGTTTTGTCAAAATACTTTAATAAGAATGcgtgaaattttttataaaaaaatgtatgtgttttgaattatttattaatggattaatatttgagaagaataaaaaattcaaatttaaaacagaaaacaaaaggagaataggatagcaaatatatataggcttggtctttttcttttacttttatttttattttggatcaAGCAATACGGCTATCTTTAACAGGTCAACATCTAAAAGAggtcaaaaattcaaaatctacAAAGTGGATTCttcaactaaaaaagaaaaaattctacAAGTGGTGATTGAAATTACTAAATTAGCAAATATGTATGCCTTTTTTGGTACGACATTTCAACTATTCAAAATTATTTGCATTTACTAATTGATacccatcatatatatatatatatatgatgggcAGTGCCACCTGAAATGGATTTCATCTTAAGTTTTTATACTTATGAATCGCGATTCTTTGGATTCCGATTACGTGCAATAAAGCGGGTAACAAGTTGCTTGAAAGTTTGATCGAATAAGTAAAAAGGAGAGCAATAAAGGCACAGAGGGGTCAAGATCTATAGTCTCGACAGACTCTCACGAAAGGTTACCCTGTTGCACGACATCATTATATAAGCTAATCTACGTTACAGTAAAAATCAGAATTAAGTGTTAAGGATTACAAAGTTGAATTGACATATTCTCTTATGAAATAGTTTCTTTTGTTGTCTGCCCATAATCACACGTTGCctgctttcttttttctgcATGCTTTGAATCTCGAAATGGTTTTCTCATATGGCTGTCCTAGGATGCTGCTAGATACTTTCTTAACACAATCTTATTCCCTTTACTACCATATATTGCCATTTCTTCATAACTATCATCATGATTCACAGCCTAGATGGCATCATGATTCAGGGCAACGATGGTTGACACCTAATGCCCattgatttaaattttattaatttacttcCTAAGGTTTtgataaaatgttttaatttttataaagtagATTCCGTTTACCTTTCAGTTAAATTTCAAACAATATTGCCACATCATATCTAATAAGAAGGTGACACAAGTAGcctttaatgaaaatatatatatatataacaaaaaacaaaagaaaaaagaaaagaaaaaaaaaacaactaccCCCTTGTTAAAAATCCACATTAATAAGGTGGAATAGCAATGAAATAAGATTGTGGTTTATAGCGTTTATTGGCATTAAATATGAATACACTGACCTGAAGTGTTGCTTACAacaacactattttaaatgggttgtaggatattttctcatattagtttggaagaaatttatgtcccaAGTCCTTAAAAATTGATGTAATAGTACATATAATATTTGCTATGTAATTAGAGACTAAAATGTTGACCATTATATAATAAATCTAACATAAAATGTTGGCGCTTAGATGAGCTCATATTAATTAAGGTAACTCgagcattttaattttttcattgaaCTGTCCCACCTATAGTATTGTTCGTAAGGGAAAAATAGTGTACCAAtcgaaaacttcacttaagatTTACAAGCTTTTGAAATACGATCTGAATTCATATTGAGATTGTTAGATTAATTCTTGATTTATTCATGTCTTTGGAACAatatgacaaaaaggaaaaagtctATGGCACGAGGCTCTGAAGTCTGAAGAGGTACGTAATTGGGACGATCAGTTTTGT
Coding sequences within it:
- the LOC132170115 gene encoding probable F-box protein At4g22030, with the translated sequence MAFSTLRLSSSSSCSRKINAVIHVPKLPKVIPYFSIPKIPTTKPVEELNLREGFKRIVPVEKTSTAPTHYKSPNSDAIAATTQLYAILEAVADRVEMHANIGKQRENWNTLLLNSVNMITLTAATMAGAAAIGGAGMPLLALKLSSTLLYSAATGMLLVMNKIQPSQLAEEQRNATRLFKQIQTQIQTMLAIGNPTEEDVKEVMKKVLAVDKAYPLPLLGAMLDKFPAKFEPSVWWPSNQQLQKKNKSCEGKQRGQKNNGWSEEMEVEMREIIEVVKRKDIEDYVRLGNLVLKINKILAIAGPLLTGIAAVGSAFVGNGSWAAVVAVAAGALGSAVNAFEHGGQVGMVFEMYRNCAGFFCLLQESIEATLEERDLEKRENGELFEMNVALKLGRSLSNLRQLARKSASSRMDGTAIDEFASKLF
- the LOC132172367 gene encoding probable F-box protein At4g22030, whose product is MASSTLRLSSSSCSRQINSVIHVPKLPKVIPYFSIPKIPTTKPVEELHLRDGFKRIVPVEKISTAPIHDKSPNSDATAATTQLYAILEAVADRVEMHANIGKQRENWNTLLLNSVNMITLTAATMAGAAAIGGAGMPLLALKLSSTLLYSAATGMLLVMNKIQPSQLAEEQRNATRLFKQIQTQIQTTMALGSPSKEDVKSVMEKVLAADKAYPLPLLGAMLDKFPATFKPSVWWPSNQQIQKKNKSSEGKQRGQKNNGWSEEMEVEMREIVEVVKRKDIEDYERLGNLVLKINKVLAIAGPLLTGIAAVGSAFVGNGSWAAVVAVAAGALGSAVNAFEHGGQVGMVFEMYRNSAGFFQLLQESIESTLEERDLEKRENGELFEMNVALKLGRSLSQLKELARKSASSRMDGTTIDEFASKLF